Proteins from a single region of Prinia subflava isolate CZ2003 ecotype Zambia chromosome 10, Cam_Psub_1.2, whole genome shotgun sequence:
- the ANKRD13C gene encoding ankyrin repeat domain-containing protein 13C, with protein sequence MTGEKLRSLRRDHKPSKEDGDLLAAGEDEAAAAPGGAFTGGKGGRAGGHRGPGAHRHRPPARAAPAGPERGPFPVHECVFKGDVRRLSALIRTQGIAQKDSHGNTPLHLAVMLGHKECAHLLLAHNAPVKVKNAQGWSPLAEAISYGDRQMISALLRKLKQQSRESVEEKRPRLLKALKELGDFYLELHWDFQSWVPLLSRILPSDACKIHKQGINIRLDTTLIDFTDMKCQRGDLSFIFNGDAAPSESFVVLDNEQKVYQRIHHEESEMETEEEVDILMSSDIYSATLSTKSITFTRAQTGWLFREDKTERVGNFLADFYLVNGLVLESRKRREHLSEEDILRNKAIMESLSKGGNLMEQNFEPVRRQSLTPPSPNTISWEEYISAESGKAPHLGRELVCKESKKTFKATIAMSQEFPLGIESLLNVLEVIAPFKHFNKLREFVQMKLPPGFPVKLDIPVFPTITATVTFQEFRYDEFHDSIFTIPDDYKEDPSRFPDL encoded by the exons ATGACCGGCGAGAAGCTCCGCTCGCTGCGCAGGGACCACAAGCCCAGCAAGGAGGACGGGGACCTGCTGGCGGCCGGCGAGGACGAGGCGGCCGCGGCGCCCGGGGGCGCCTTCACGGGCGGGAagggcgggcgggccggggggcACCGCGGGCCCGGCGCGCACCGGCACCGCCCGCCGgcccgggccgcccccgccgggcCCGAGCGCGGCCCCTTCCCCGTGCACGAGTGCGTGTTCAAGGGGGACGTGCGGCGGCTCTCGGCGCTCATCCGCACGCAGGGCATCGCCCAGAAGGACAGTCACG GAAACACTCCTTTACATCTTGCTGTGATGTTGGGACATAAAG AATGTGCCCACCTGCTTTTAGCCCACAATGCTCCAGTAAAGGTGAAAAACGCTCAGGGATGGAGCCCTCTGGCCGAAGCCATCAGCTATGGAGACAGACAGATGA TTTCAGCACTCCTGAGGAAGCTCAAGCAGCAGTCCAGGGAAAGTGTTGAAGAGAAGCGACCTCGGTTATTAAAAGCCCTGAAAGAG ctAGGTGACTTCTATCTAGAGCTTCACTGGGATTTTCAAAGTTGGG TGCCTTTACTTTCCCGAATTCTGCCTTCTGATGCATGTAAAATACACAAACAAGGTATAAATATCAG GCTGGACACAACTCTGATAGACTTTACTGACATGAAGTGCCAACGAGGGGATTTAAGCTTCATTTTTAACGGTGACGCCGCGCCCTCCGAATCTTTTGTAGTTTTAGACAATGAGCAAAAAGTTTACCAGCGAATACACCACGAG GAATCGGAGATGGAGACAGAGGAGGAGGTTGACATTTTGATGAGCAGTGATATTTACTCTGCCACCTTATCCACCAAATCCATCACGTTCACACGGGCCCAGACCGGGTGGCTCTTCAGGGAGGACAAAACC GAAAGAGTAGGAAACTTCCTGGCAGATTTCTACTTGGTGAATGGGCTTGTGCTGGAAtccaggaaaagaagggaaCATCTCAGTGAGGAGGACATCCTTCGGAATAAAGCAATCATGGAGAGCCTGAGCAAAGGGGGCAACCTCATGGAGCAGAATTTTGAG CCCGTGCGCCGGCAGTCGCTGACGCCGCCGTCCCCCAACACCATCTCGTGGGAGGAGTACATCTCTGCAGAGAGCGGCAA agctcctcacctgggcagggagctggtCTGCAAGGAGAGCAAGAAAACCTTCAAAGCCACGATAGCAATGAGCCAGGAATTCCCCTTAGGAATCGAATC GTTGTTGAATGTCTTAGAAGTCATTGCACCCTTCAAGCACTTTAACAAACTTAGAGAATTTGTTCAAATGAAGCTTCCACCAGGCTTTCCTGTCAAGTTAG ACATCCCGGTGTTCCCCACCATCACGGCCACTGTGACCTTCCAGGAGTTCCGCTACGACGAGTTCCACGACTCCATCTTCACCATTCCCGACGACTACAAGGAGGATCCCAGCCGCTTCCCGGACCTCTAG